In Pyxicephalus adspersus chromosome 12, UCB_Pads_2.0, whole genome shotgun sequence, a genomic segment contains:
- the DCAF4 gene encoding DDB1- and CUL4-associated factor 4 — MGPKREYNRKWWRNSSRRHFNNRHRSHISELPQASTTPSSSSNGNQSPSVPELPGFYYDPEKNRYFRLLPGHNNCNPLTREGILQKEMEQKRLQLLEEDKNRKKSTRPGVNASMLVWKRQLGVMPFQTYCRRVHELKVNCMQRKEVQIVNPEPGGSETHKFEFILADSSCQRLFAVSDMENGFCKYGLLNLNGLWRDVPTVESHDNPYFTNHKVNVACWATLTGPDSHVLISLLGKQDSPGCVSLIPACLFRNLAPDADDGQPVMLYNIKVSNVWSCVWCSNPRLDCNFSAGLRNQVLVMNTVTDVRRTFKTNSDVLAQQFATENLLLYNGCRSGEVFSIDMRVPALSSSNWKKGTSFFQNSAITCLRLLQDENYLLASDMSGQIKLWDMRMVKSVQQYEGHNNSYAYLPFHVKEDEGLLVAVGQDCYTRIWNMKDSRLLRTIPSPHPASKDTIPSVVFSSHLGGKRQMVPGLLMAVKKDLYHFRYNTNSV; from the exons ATGGGTCCTAAGAGAGAATATAATCGTAAATGGTGGAGAAATAGTTCACGGAGGCACTTTAATAACAG GCACAGGTCGCATATATCAGAATTGCCACAAGCAAGCACAACACCCAGTTCATCCTCTAATGGTAATCAAAGCCCTTCAGTGCCAG AACTTCCAGGGTTCTACTATGATCCTGAAAAGAACAGATATTTCCGCCTTCTCCCAGGACACAATAACTGCAACCCTCTGACTAGGGAGGGTATATTGCAAAAGGAAATGGAACAAAAAAGGCTGCAACTTCTTGAAGAAGACAAGAATAGGAAG AAATCCACCAGGCCTGGGGTTAATGCATCTATGCTAGTGTGGAAAAGACAACTTGGAGTAATGCCATTTCAAACCTACTGCAG ACGTGTCCATGAACTAAAGGTGAACTGTATGCAAAGAAAAGAAGTACAAATTGTCAACCCAGAGCCTGGTGGTTCAGAAACACACAAGTTTGAATTTATTCTG GCAGATTCATCATGTCAAAGATTATTTGCAGTAAGTGATATGGAGAATGGCTTCTGTAAATATGGTCTTCTGAACCTTAATGGACTGTGGAGAGATGTGCCCACTGTGGAAAGCCATGACAATCCCTACTTCACAAATCATAAG GTAAACGTAGCATGTTGGGCAACACTCACTGGACCAGATTCGCATGTCct CATTTCTCTCCTTGGAAAGCAAGATAGTCCAGGCTGTGTTAGCCTTATTCCGGCATGTCTGTTCAGGAACTTGGCCCCTGACGCAG atgatGGGCAACCAGTAATGTTGTACAACATCAAAGTTTCCAATGTATGGAGCTGTGTATGGTGCTCAAACCCTCGACTGGATTGCAACTTTTCTGCAG gGCTGAGAAATCAGGTCCTGGTAATGAACACTGTAACAGATGTTCGgagaacatttaaaacaaacagtgATGTTTTGGCCCAGCAGTTTGCTACAGAG AACTTACTGCTGTATAATGGCTGCCGCTCTGGAGAAGTGTTCTCTATTGATATGCGAGTCCCTGCACTCTCCTCTTCTAACTGGAAAAAGGGAACATCTTTCTTCCAAAACTCTGCCATTACTTGTTTGCGTCTTCTTCAGGATGAAAATTACCTGTTGGCCTCTGATATGTCTGGACAG atcAAATTGTGGGATATGAGAATGGTAAAAAGTGTACAGCAATATGAGGGACATAACAATAGTTATGCCTATTTACCATTCCATGTTAAAGAAGATGAAGGGCTGCTTGTCGCAG TTGGCCAGGATTGCTACACAAGAATTTGGAACATGAAAGATTCCAGACTACTCCGGACTATTCCATCTCCACATCCAGCATCCAAGGACACTATACCAAGTGTGGTGTTTTCTTCCCACTTGGGAGGGAAAAGACAAATGGTTCCTGGCCTCCTTATGGCAGTTAAGAAAGACTTGTATCATTTTAGATATAATACAAATAGCGTTTAA